From the Ascochyta rabiei chromosome 14, complete sequence genome, one window contains:
- a CDS encoding Galactose-6-sulfurylase, whose protein sequence is MSLQLIRSFIANIFVSPFHVPRVILAQLRNTLQASSTDAMPPPRFYHDDEAWKDVEPLPQDDGGMHPLAAIAYTEEYSEAMGYLRAVMASNEFSDRVLGLTEHIINMNPAHYTVWLYRAKTISELGKPLQDEIKWLNPTALKHLKNYQIWHHRQTIIDALGSPEGEADFVSKMLEKDEKNYHVWSYRQWLVQRFDLFDKPEELEWTESMIDADVRNNSAWNHRYYLVVGGRGGNAPSEHVTKHEIAYTKEAIRKAPQNQSSWNYLMGILRAAQLPKSTVKDFVTEFADIESPDDVYSSHALDLLADIYAEEENNKESAERALDLLATRYDPIRANYWNYRKGLLSQPEVAA, encoded by the exons ATGTCCCTGCAGCTGATTCGCAGCTTCATCGCCAACATCTTTGTGTCGCCATTCCACGTTCCACGCGTCATACTCGCCCAACTTCGCAACACTCTCCAAGCCAGCTCGACCGACGCAATGCCGCCGCCCAGATTCTACCACGACGACGAAGCCTGGAAGGATGTTGAGCCTCTCCCGCAGGACGACGGCGGAATGCACCCGCTCGCAGCCATTGCATACACGGAGGAATACAGCGAGGCTATGGGCTACTTGCGCGCGGTCATGGCGAGCAACGAGTTTAGCGACAGAGTGCTGGGGCTCACAGAACACATCATCAACATGAACCCGGCGCACTACACAGTTTG GTTGTACCGCGCAAAGACAATCTCAGAGCTCGGCAAACCACTGCAAGACGAAATCAAGTGGCTGAACCCGACTGCGCTCAAGCATCTCAAGAACTACCAGATATGGCACCACCGCCAGACCATCATCGATGCACTCGGCTCGCCCGAAGGAGAGGCCGACTTCGTCAGCAAGATGCTCGAGAAAGATGAGAAGAACTACCACGTCTGGAGCTACAGGCAGTGGCTGGTCCAGCGCTTTGATCTGTTCGACAAGCCGGAAGAACTCGAGTGGACCGAGAGCATGATCGATGCAGACGTCAGGAACAACTCGGCCTGGAACCACCGCTACTATCTGGTCGTTGGCGGTCGTGGAGGCAATGCTCCAAGTGAGCATGTGACGAAGCACGAGATTGC ATACACTAAGGAGGCTATTCGCAAAGCACCTCAGAACCAGAGCTCGTGGAACTACCTGATGGGTATCCTCCGCGCTGCTCAGCTGCCAAAATCGACCGTCAAGGACTTTGTAACCGAGTTTGCAGACATAGAATCGCCGGATGATGTCTACTCCAGCCATGCGCTCGACTTGTTAGCAGACATCTatgcagaagaagagaataACAAGGAGTCAGCAGAGAGAGCTTTGGATCTGTTGGCGACCAGATACGACCCTATCAGAGCCAACTACTGGAACTACAGGAAGGGTCTGCTGAGCCAGCCTGAAGTTGCAGCTTGA
- a CDS encoding bifunctional 4-alpha-glucanotransferase/amylo-alpha-1,6-glucosidase, which translates to MSAPHKSAAQAVYLLPLTDAGAPDVPGTYIYLPPPTEPAYSVRFQIQGTSSICRQGSLWVNIPAKGEQFSRGHYREYKLKPDFNGITEIDVPIYEANAYSFYTTYTPLPQWSFTDVATPEPTRTSTYYIDVCPRLTLQGQQLPIEAVSLFSCLSKFMGEYPSDWDKHLQGISQRGYNMVHFTPLMIRGSSNSPYSIYDQLAFDSTVFPNGEQDVARMVKKMQSDYNLLSMTDVVWNHTANNSKWLEAHPEAGYNVDTAPWLQSALALDTALLQFSKDLKAHGLPTKFNNTEDLLKVMEVIKTTVLGSIKLWEFYVIDAEKSANAIIEKWIAGQAKFTDDSFSAAGLRGLDAVKNWSLKQKADWLVEHALQGGDRMGERFRRHIDPAVGAGLLCALFGRYDSRTGNTPDEKEARDAITGICNEINLPFYREYDSDKAEILEQLFNRIKYVRLDDHGPKLGEVTDANPLIEPYFTRLPLNETTKKHNPDALALVNNGWVWAADAMRDNAGPKSRAYLRREVIVWGDCVKLRYGNGPEDNPFLWEHMSKYTRLMAKYFQGFRIDNCHSTPIHLAEYMLDQARQVNPNVFVVAELFSGSEEMDFKFVMRLGIACLIREGMQAWSTQELSRLVHRHGGVPIGSFETDEVLNADHASGTTGSAKNRTSIKKIKRSPVHALFMDCTHDNETPAQKRDARDTLPQAALVAMCSCATGSVFGYDEVYPELIELVHEKRLYSSSNSTGGPIKAQAGEGGIGGIRKIINDIHYKMGKEEYDETYIHHDQEYVTVQRVNPHTRKGYFLIAHTAFPGYGNGNGGFGQTKLPGTKAKLIGSWNLEVDNSPETRARIIGDKTTLRGLPAQTHDLKGVVVESVGDSTTISIPDKFPPGSIALFETWVPSAEHADGLDKYVTGGARAAFRDVDLIDLNYILYRCDAEERDATDNKDGTYNVPGHGNLVYAGLQGWWSVLRDIVNEDNLGHPLCNHLREGQWALDYCVGRLERISEKKEYHRIRGPAKWLKSRCDAIRKLPNFLLPRYFALVIQTAYNAAVDRSIELMGNNVRNGQQFLKSLALVSIQVTGYMNSASLWPEKKVPSMAAGLPHFAYDWARCWGRDITISARGLYMGTGRYADAKEHILAFASVLKHGMVPNLLSGGKLPRYNSRDSVWWFLQNIQDYTKIVPNGLDLLQDKAKRRFLPYDDTWFPHDDKRAYSVSSTIEDVIHEALQRHASGIEFREYDAGPNIDSQMKSEGFNIKIWTDFETGLTFGGNQFNCGTWMDKMGESEKAGSKGVPGTPRDGAPVEIIGMLYSTVRWCADLYEQGKFKYEGVTLPDGKHTITYKAWADKIKANFERTFYVPRSSEEDGDYDVNPSIINRRGIYKDLYRSGKEYEDYQLRPNFPVAMSVAPDLFDPEHALYALQMADRVLLGPQGMKTLDPSDLNYRGYYINSEDSTDFHTSKGRNYHQGPEWVWPTGFFLRALLKFDLKRRNTPEERVESYQQVTRRLAGCMKAIQESPWAGLTELTQKDGEFCGDSCPTQSWSASCIIDLFQDAREYELKESS; encoded by the exons ATGTCTGCACCACACAAGTCAGCCGCGCAGGCCGTATACCTGCTGCCATTGACCGACGCCGGCGCACCAGACGTACCGGGGACCTACATCTACCTACCACCGCCGACTGAACCTGCCTACTCCGTTCGCTTTCAGATCCAGGGTACCAGCTCGATATGCCGTCAAGGCAGTCTCTGGGTGAACATCCCAGCCAAGGGCGAGCAGTTCAGCCGCGGTCACTACCGCGAATACAA ACTGAAGCCTGACTTCAACGGCATCACCGAAATCGATGTCCCCATCTACGAGGCCAACGCTTACTCTTTCTACACCACCTACACACCGCTGCCGCAGTGGTCGTTCACAGATGTCGCAACACCAGAGCCCACACGGACGTCCACATACTACATCGATGTCTGCCCGCGCCTTACCCTTCAGGGCCAGCAGCTACCAATTGAGGCTGTCTCGCTCTTCTCTTGTCTCTCGAAATTCATGGGCGAATACCCTAGCGACTGGGACAAGCACCTCCAAGGCATCAGCCAGCGCGGCTACAACATGGTGCACTTCACTCCTCTCATGATCCGCGGCAGTTCCAACTCGCCCTACAGTATCTATGACCAGCTCGCCTTCGACTCGACCGTCTTTCCCAACGGCGAGCAGGATGTTGCTCGTATGGTCAAGAAGATGCAGTCTGATTACAACCTTCTTAGTATGACGGATGTTGTCTGGAACCACACAGCAAACAACAGCAAGTGGCTCGAAGCGCATCCTGAGGCTGGATACAATGTTGATACCGCCCCATGGTTACAATCGGCGCTGGCGCTCGACACCGCACTTCTGCAGTTCAGCAAAGATCTCAAGGCACACGGCCTCCCAACCAAGTTCAACAACACGGAAGACCTCTTGAAGGTGATGGAGGTCATTAAGACAACTGTGTTGGGCAGTATCAAGCTTTGGGAGTTCTACGTTATCGACGCAGAGAAGAGTGCCAACGCCATCATCGAGAAGTGGATAGCTGGCCAAGCCAAGTTCACAGATGACAGCTTTAGTGCGGCTGGTCTTCGTGGTCTTGATGCTGTCAAGAACTGGTCCCTCAAACAGAAGGCTGATTGGCTCGTGGAGCACGCGCTGCAAGGCGGTGATAGGATGGGTGAGCGCTTTCGTCGTCACATCGATCCTGCCGTGGGCGCTGGTCTTCTTTGCGCCCTTTTCGGTCGCTATGACAGTCGCACTGGTAACACACCCGACGAGAAGGAAGCTCGTGACGCCATCACCGGTATTTGCAACGAAATCAATCTACCCTTCTACCGCGAGTACGACAGTGACAAAGCCGAGATCTTGGAGCAGCTCTTCAACCGGATCAAGTATGTTCGATTGGACGACCATGGTCCTAAGCTGGGCGAAGTCACTGACGCCAACCCTCTCATCGAGCCTTACTTCACTCGCCTGCCGCTGAACGAAACCACCAAGAAACACAACCCAGATGCGCTTGCACTGGTCAACAACGGTTGGGTCTGGGCTGCGGATGCCATGAGGGACAACGCTGGGCCCAAGTCGCGCGCGTACCTGCGAAGAGAAGTCATTGTCTGGGGTGACTGCGTCAAGCTTCGATATGGCAATGGACCTGAGGATAACCCCTTCCTCTGGGAACACATGTCGAAGTACACACGGTTGATGGCGAAGTACTTCCAAGGCTTCCGCATCGACAACTGTCACTCCACGCCGATCCATCTCGCCGAGTACATGCTCGATCAGGCACGACAAGTCAACCCCAACGTTTTCGTCGTCGCTGAGCTGTTTTCAGGCTCAGAAGAGATGGATTTCAAGTTTGTCATGCGTCTTGGCATTGCCTGCTTGATCCGTGAGGGTATGCAAGCGTGGAGCACCCAAGAGCTGAGCAGATTAGTGCACCGCCACGGTGGTGTTCCAATTGGCAGCTTTGAAACGGACGAAGTATTGAACGCTGACCACGCGAGCGGTACGACTGGTTCCGCCAAGAACCGCACGAGCATCAAGAAAATCAAGCGTAGTCCTGTACATGCACTGTTCATGGACTGTACACACGACAATGAGACACCTGCTCAGAAACGGGATGCGCGCGACACTCTTCCTCAAGCCGCTCTAGTTGCCATGTGCTCCTGCGCCACTGGCAGTGTCTTTGGCTACGACGAGGTCTACCCAGAACTCATCGAACTCGTCCACGAGAAGAGACTTTATTCGTCGAGCAACTCGACTGGAGGCCCGATCAAAGCACAGGCCGGTGAAGGCGGTATTGGAGGCATCAGGAAGATCATCAACGACATTCACTACAAGATGGGCAAGGAGGAATACGACGAGACGTACATTCACCACGATCAAGAGTATGTTACCGTCCAACGCGTCAATCCTCACACCCGGAAGGGTTACTTCTTGATCGCTCACACAGCGTTCCCTGGATACGGGAACGGTAATGGAGGCTTTGGTCAGACCAAACTACCAGGAACGAAAGCGAAGCTCATTGGCAGCTGGAACCTGGAAGTTGACAACAGTCCTGAGACCAGGGCCCGGATCATCGGCGACAAGACTACGCTCCGTGGTTTGCCTGCTCAAACACACGACCTCAAGGGCGTTGTAGTTGAATCTGTTGGCGACTCGACTACCATTAGCATCCCCGACAAGTTCCCACCTGGCAGTATCGCTCTCTTTGAGACATGGGTGCCAAGTGCAGAACACGCTGACGGTCTCGACAAGTACGTCACAGGTGGCGCTCGTGCTGCTTTCCGTGATGTCGACCTGATCGACCTGAACTACATCTTGTACAGATGCGACGCTGAAGAGAGAGACGCCACGGACAACAAAGATGGGACATACAACGTGCCAGGACATGGCAACCTCGTCTATGCTGGTCTCCAAGGTTGGTGGAGTGTGCTCCGCGACATTGTTAACGAAGACAATCTTGGGCATCCTCTTTGCAATCATCTCCGAGAAGGGCAATGGGCTCTTGACTACTGCGTCGGTCGACTTGAACGCATCTCAGAGAAGAAGGAATATCACAGAATCAGAGGCCCTGCCAAGTGGTTGAAGTCGAGGTGTGACGCTATCCGCAAGCTACCGAATTTCTTGCTTCCTCGTTACTTTGCTCTGGTCATTCAGACTGCCTACAACGCTGCGGTTGACCGGTCTATCGAGCTCATGGGCAACAATGTCCGCAATGGTCAGCAGTTTCTAAAGAGCCTTGCCCTTGTCAGCATCCAGGTCACCGGATACATGAACAGCGCATCGCTCTGGCCTGAAAAAAAGGTTCCCAGCATGGCGGCCGGTCTCCCTCATTTCGCATACGACTGGGCTCGTTGCTGGGGCCGCGACATCACCATATCAGCTCGTGGTCTATACATGGGAACTGGTCGATATGCTGATGCAAAGGAGCACATCTTAGCCTTCGCCAGTGTGCTCAAGCATGGCATGGTCCCCAATCTCCTGAGTGGCGGCAAGCTTCCCAGGTACAACTCCAGGGACTCAGTCTGGTGGTTCCTGCAGAACATTCAGGACTACACCAAGATCGTTCCCAATGGCTTGGACCTGCTCCAGGACAAGGCCAAGAGACGCTTCTTGCCCTATGATGACACCTGGTTCCCTCATGACGACAAGCGGGCTTACTCTGTGTCTTCTACGATTGAGGATGTGATTCATGAAGCGCTGCAGCGCCACGCCTCTGGAATAGAATTCCGCGAGTACGATGCCGGGCCGAACATCGACAGCCAGATGAAATCTGAAGGCTTCAACATCAAGATCTGGACCGACTTCGAGACGGGTCTGACTTTCGGCGGTAACCAGTTCAACTGTGGCACCTGGATGGACAAGATGGGTGAGAGTGAAAAGGCTGGCAGCAAGGGTGTACCTGGTACCCCCCGTGATGGCGCACCAGTTGAGATCATTGGCATGCTCTACAGCACCGTTCGCTGGTGCGCAGATCTATACGAGCAGGGCAAGTTCAAGTACGAAGGCGTTACTCTGCCTGATGGCAAGCACACTATCACCTACAAGGCGTGGGCGGACAAGATCAAGGCCAACTTCGAGCGTACCTTCTACGTACCCCGATCCTCGGAAGAAGATGGCGACTACGATGTCAATCCTAGTATCATCAACCGTCGCGGTATCTACAAGGACTTGTACCGATCCGGAAAGGAGTACGAGGACTACCAGTTGCGACCAAATTTCCCTGTTGCGATGTCCGTGGCGCCAGATCTCTTCGACCCTGAGCACGCTCTGTATGCTTTGCAGATGGCCGATCGCGTGCTGCTCGGACCGCAGGGCATGAAGACACTTGACCCTAGCGATCTGAACTACCGTGGCTACTACATCAACAGCGAGGACTCGACTGACTTCCACACCTCAAAGGGTCGCAACTATCACCAAGGTCCTGAATGGGTCTGGCCGACAGGATTCTTCCTCCGTGCACTGCTCAAGTTTGACCTCAAGCGCCGCAATACGCCTGAGGAGCGCGTTGAGAGCTACCAACAGGTTACACGCCGCCTTGCTGGCTGCATGAAGGCCATCCAGGAGAGCCCCTGGGCCGGACTCACCGAGCTCACCCAGAAGGACGGAGAGTTTTGCGGTGATTCGTGCCCCACGCAGTCGTGGTCCGCTAGTTGCATAATCGACTTGTTCCAGGACGCGCGAGAGTACGAACTCAAGGAGTCTTCGTAA
- a CDS encoding L-lactate dehydrogenase, whose amino-acid sequence MAGPKLKTSIAIVGCGDVGATLAYTLILQPICSEVILVDPKKELLEAQVRDLGDATYRGGSGVKVRAGTHKDAGQADIVVITAGAKQKTGESRLSLLSRNLHILSAIFSAMSPISPHTILLLVANPVDILTYFARKLSGLPESQVLGTGTSLDSARLRGILATKTEVAPNSIDAYVLGEHGDSQFIAWSSASVGTTPLKLVLQDQLNDEFKAEIASHTKGAAGSIIAAKGCTAYGIGNIAASICKYILFDSRSVRPLSFYQPSLGCCLSMPAVVGRKGIVKPMPIQLDELEQAELEKCAHGLRGVIEGAEKELAADEQLKRALEDDKGA is encoded by the exons ATGGCCGGACCCAAGCTCAAGACCAGCATCGCGATCGTTGGCTGCGGTGATGTTGGCGCAACACTCGCGTACACGCTCATTCTCCAGCCAATCTGCAGCGAAGTAATTCTCGTGGATCCCAAGAAAGAGCTATTAGAGGCGCAAGTACGAGACCTGGGTGATGCGACATACCGCGGCGGTAGTGGCGTAAAGGTACGTGCGGGCACTCACAAGGACGCCGGGCAAGCAGATATTGTCGTCATCACAGCGGGAGCGAAGCAGAAGACAG GTGAATCGCGCCTCTCTCTTTTATCGCGGAACTTACACATCCTCTCCGCTATCTTCAGCGCTATGTCCCCCATCAGCCCGCACACCATCCTTCTACTTGTCGCCAACCCGGTCGACATCCTAACCTACTTTGCGCGGAAGCTCTCTGGCCTGCCGGAATCCCAAGTCCTTGGCACAGGAACCTCTCTTGACTCTGCGCGCCTGCGCGGCATCCTGGCCACGAAGACTGAGGTTGCGCCGAACAGTATCGACGCGTACGTGCTGGGTGAGCATGGCGACAGCCAGTTCATTGCGTGGAGCAGTGCGAGTGTTGGGACGACGCCTCTGAAGCTTGTCTTGCAGGACCAGTTGAATGACGAATTCAAGGCCGAGATTGCAAGCCACACGAAAGGAGCGGCGGGGAGCATCATCGCTGCAAAG GGCTGCACAGCCTATGGCATCGGCAACATAGCCGCCTCTATCTGCAAGTACATACTCTTCGACAGCCGCTCGGTACGCCCGCTGTCCTTCTACCAACCATCCCTCGGCTGCTGTCTCTCGATGCCGGCTGTTGTCGGCCGTAAGGGTATCGTTAAACCGATGCCTATTCAGCTCGATGAATTGGAGCAGGCAGAGCTGGAAAAGTGTGCGCATGGATTGCGGGGCGTAATTGAGGGCGCGGAGAAGGAATTGGCTGCTGATGAACAGCTAAAGAGGGCATTGGAAGATGACAAGGGAGCTTAA
- a CDS encoding Membrane dipeptidase — protein MEKDLELLKADQLPTRQPDQLPHRRSKRTNHAIVAVLFFFVATFWFTTIRPAFTIGLHGCKHKLTTEQRAARILKKHPLIDGHNDLMIFIRGRYQNHIYGNEFQEKFEHGGLAQHVDIPRLEKGLQGGAFWSAFYVCPTGSNTTDFADERYSGIVKATIDQLDLYKRLGDRYPKYFTPSSNSHEAVQAFEDGRLISPAAIEGLHQIGNSVSNLRLYHQLGVRYATLTWNCHNKYADAALETEHNSDARVATPYWKGLSPAGRDLVKEMNRLGMLVDLAHVSTDTMRDVLVGRGDGDWEGSLAPPIFSHSSAYAICPHPRNVPDDILHLVKKRNSVVMVKFNPDFISCVPGNSTSGLPETVPADVTLNQVVRHIRHIGELIGYDHVGIGTDYDGIAATPAGLEDVSKFPDLIAELLRQGVSDKDAANIAGGNVLRVWKEADAIAKKLQKHMLPLEDDIQNPWV, from the exons ATGGAAAAAGATCTCGAGCTTCTCAAGGCCGATCAGTTGCCTACGAGGCAGCCAGACCAACTTCCACATCGTCGTTCCAAGCGGACGAATCACGCAATCGTTGCcgtactcttcttcttcgttgCTACCTTTTGGTTCACGACCATCCGTCCAGCTTTTACAATCGGACTCCATGGCTGCAAGCATAAGCTCACGACGGAACAAAGAGCTGCAAGGATATTGAAGAAGCATCCGCTCATTG ACGGCCACAATGACTTGATGATCTTCATTCGAGGAAGGTACCAGAACCATATCTACGGCAACGAATTTCAAGAGAAGTTTGAGCACGGAGGACTTGCGCAACACGTAGATATTCCGCGTCTGGAGAAGGGCTTGCAAGGCGGTGCATTCTGGAGCGCTTTCTACGTCTGCCCTACTGGAAGTAACACGACAGACTTCGCTGATGAGCGATACTCGGGAA TCGTGAAAGCAACCATTGATCAGCTTGACCTATACAAGCGTCTTGGAGACCGCTACCCAAAGTACTTTACACCGTCGTCGAACAGTCATGAAGCAGTCCAGGCTTTCGAAGATGGTCGCCTCATCTCACCTGCAGCCATTGAGGGTCTGCACCAGATCGGCAACTCAGTATCCAATCTACGCCTGTACCATCAACTGGGCGTCCGCTATGCAACCCTTACCTGGAACTGTCACAACAAATATGCAGATGCTGCTCTTGAGACGGAACACAACTCCGATGCCCGCGTTGCCACTCCATACTGGAAAGGTCTTAGCCCTGCTGGCCGGGACCTTGTCAAGGAGATGAATCGCCTCGGCATGCTCGTCGATCTCGCTCATGTCAGCACAGACACCATGAGAGATGTGCTCGTTGGCAGAGGCGATGGAGACTGGGAGGGCAGTCTTGCACCACCTATTTTCAGCCACAGCTCAGCATACGCCATCTGCCCTCATCCCCGCAATGTACCAGACGACATCCTTCATCTGGTAAAGAAGCGCAACTCTGTGGTCATGGTGAAATTCAATCCCGATTTCATCTCTTGCGTGCCAGGCAACTCGACTTCTGGTCTTCCTGAGACTGTCCCTGCAGATGTCACACTGAATCAGGTCGTTCGTCACATCAGGCACATCGGTGAACTCATTGGTTACGATCATGTTGGTATTGGCACAGACTACGATGGCATCGCAGCGACACCTGCTGGGCTTGAGGATGTCTCCAAATTTCCAGACCTAATCGCTGAGCTTCTGCGTCAAGGTGTCAGCGACAAAGACGCTGCTAATATCGCAGGCGGCAACGTCTTACGAGTATGGAAAGAGGCTGACGCAATCGCAAAGAAGCTGCAGAAGCACATGTTGCCTCTGGAGGATGATATCCAGAACCCTTGGGTCTAA
- a CDS encoding Aspartate ammonia-lyase, translating into MVTKLRAAGAYDVISHGAAWRDADMYLREHVMPYYEGATIYCPPFDHPDIWNGNSTVMHEIASQMPSRSAPDVIICSVGGGGLINGICQAMDDINMHTPTILAVETAGADSLAASLSANEVVTLPKITSKATSLGCVRVTDRTFKYSQRNNVRSVVLPDGVAAMGCWRLADDERMMVELACGVNVALCYDGRLEKALGRPVKPDDKVVIVLCGGSNVTSGMLCEWREEYKHVVDDELESLRRDSAYTSAEASPKTAPTVPSELTMPVIEGIEVGSLAVRA; encoded by the exons ATGGTTACCAAGCTCCGCGCTGCAGGCGCATATGATGTGATTTCGCACGGCGCCGCATGGCGAGACGCTGACATGTACCTCCGTGAACACGTCATGCCATAT TATGAAGGCGCAACCATCTACTGTCCGCCCTTCGACCATCCAGACATCTGGAACGGCAACAGCACGGTGATGCACGAGATCGCGTCCCAAATGCCCAGCCGCTCCGCGCCCGACGTCATCATCTGCTCcgttggcggcggcggccttATCAACGGCATCTGCCAGGCCATGGACGACATCAACATGCACACGCCCACGATCCTCGCCGTAGAGACAGCAGGCGCAGATAGCCTCGCCGCCAGCCTATCCGCAAACGAAGTCGTCACCCTCCCCAAGATCACGTCAAAAGCGACAAGTCTGGGCTGTGTGCGCGTTACAGATCGAACTTTCAAGTACTCGCAGCGCAACAACGTGCGCTCCGTGGTGCTTCCAGATGGTGTCGCGGCAATGGGATGCTGGCGCCTGGCCGACGACGAGCGCATGATGGTCGAGCTTGCATGCGGCGTCAACGTCGCGCTGTGCTACGACGGCCGTCTGGAGAAAGCCCTCGGGCGCCCCGTCAAGCCTGATGACAAGGTCGTCATTGTCCTGTGCGGTGGCAGTAATGTCACGAGCGGCATGCTCTGCGAGTGGCGCGAGGAGTACAAGCATGTCGTCGACGACGAGCTGGAGTCGCTGCGGAGGGATAGCGCCTACACAAGTGCCGAGGCCAGCCCGAAGACGGCACCGACAGTACCCAGCGAGTTGACCATGCCAGTCATTGAGGGGATTGAGGTTGGCTCCTTGGCAGTGAGGGCTTGA
- a CDS encoding Protein geranylgeranyltransferase type II encodes MSLASGPGRAGAGNTPAEMQLHVDRHVRYIQSLDTRKDELEYWLTEHLRLNGLYWGLTALHLLGQPDALPRSEILGFVCSCLHENGGFGAAPGHDAHMLYTVSAVQILATLDAFEEFEGRVKDGKQKVGKFVADLQDPETGTFAGDEWGERDTRFLYGALNALSLLGLLDSVDVEKAVQHVHSCANFDGGYGTSPGAESHSGQVFTCVGALAIAGRLDLVDHEKLGAWLSERQLKNGGLNGRPEKKEDVCYSWWVMSSMAMLNKLHWIDGEKLTQFILQCQDPELGGLADRPGDMVDVFHTVFGIAGLSLLKYPGLEEVDPV; translated from the exons ATGTCGCTGGCATCAGGCCCGGGtcgcgcaggcgcaggcaaCACGCCCGCCGAAATGCAGCTTCATGTCGACAGACACGTTCGCTACATCCAGAGCCTCGACACG CGCAAAGACGAGCTCGAGTACTGGCTCACGGAGCACCTGCGTCTCAATGGCCTGTACTGGGGACTGACGGCTCTGCACTTGCTGGGCCAGCCGGATGCCCTCCCACGCAGTGAAATCCTCGGATTCGTGTGCTCCTGTCTGCACGAGAACGGTGGTTTCGGCGCTGCTCCGGGACACGACGCCCACATGCTCTACACGGTCAGTGCAGTGCAGATTCTAGCGACCCTGGATGCTTTCGAAGAATTCGAAGGCCGCGTCAAAGACGGGAAGCAGAAAGTGGGCAAGT TCGTTGCAGATCTCCAAGACCCTGAGACAGGCACGTTCGCGGGGGATGAGTGGGGAGAGCGAGACACGCGCTTCCTCTACGGTGCACTGAACGCCTTGTCTCTTTTGGGCCTTCTCGATTCAGTCGACGTCGAAAAGGCGGTTCAGCACGTTCACTCCTGTGCCAACTTTGACGGTGGTTATGGCACGAGCCCGGGCGCAGAATCTCACTCAGGCCAAGTGTTTACGTGTGTGGGAGCACTGGCCATCGCGGGGAGGCTTGATCTAGTAGATCATGAAAAACTGGGAGCCTGGCTAAGCGAACGACAACTCAAGAACGGAGGCCTGAACGGAAGGccagagaagaaagaagacGTCTGCTACAGCTGGTGGGTGATGAGCAGCATGGCCATGCTGAACAAGCTTCACTGGATCGACGGCGAGAAATTGACGCAGTTCATCTTGCAGTGCCAG GATCCTGAACTCGGGGGTCTAGCTGATCGACCTGGAGACATGGTAGATGTCTTCCACACAGTCTTTGGCATTGCCGGACTCAGCTTGCTCAAGTATCCTGGCTTGGAAGAAGTTGACCCTGTGTAG